The Engraulis encrasicolus isolate BLACKSEA-1 chromosome 22, IST_EnEncr_1.0, whole genome shotgun sequence genome includes a region encoding these proteins:
- the LOC134438232 gene encoding cytochrome c oxidase assembly protein COX18, mitochondrial isoform X1, translated as MLRFTAVARVCSRASASGACGRASGSGVSSCPPLPLDANTRPLPLQIRPLPFLHPASPLATASLVPHRGVSTETGKGWYESLADSTAVHYMEQLLVTTQNATGLPWWASIIATTIALRTVVTLPLGMYQSYIISKVESLEPEIAELAKRLRYEVAMKAKDKGWNEKTCRYQYMRNLKRIVSELYIRDNCHPFKASVIVWVQIPMWVCVSLALRNLSLGNTHTPEVFQQLTAGGALWFSDLTMPDSLWILPITLGVTNLLITEIFALRRSEMTRVQRIVTNVIRGVSLVMIPLAATVPSSMALYWCGSSVVGLGHNLLLRSPGFRRLLRIPATRADSDTPYRDLVNAAKTKYLK; from the exons ATGCTGCGCTTCACTGCTGTTGCCCGTGTGTGTTCGCGGGCGTCAGCGTCAGGTGCATGTGGCCGGGCGTCAGGGTCAGGCgtgtcctcctgtcctcctctgccaTTGGATGCCAACACCAGGCCACTCCCCCTCCAGATCAGACCACTCCCCTTTCTCCATCCCGCATCTCCCTTGGCAACTGCTTCCCTGGTACCCCATCGCGGCGTATCCACAGAGACGGGAAAAGGCTGGTATGAGAGCCTTGCGGACTCCACTGCTGTGCATTACATGGAGCAGCTGCTGGTGACGACCCAGAATGCAACAGGGCTGCCCTGGTGGGCCAGCATCATCGCCACGACGATCGCACTGAGGACGGTAGTGACATTACCCCTCGGGATGTACCAATCATACATCATCAGCAAG GTGGAGTCGTTGGAGCCTGAGATAGCCGAGCTAGCGAAGCGTCTTCGCTACGAGGTAGCCATGAAGGCCAAAGACAAGGGCTGGAATGAGAAGACATGCAG gtatCAGTACATGAGGAATTTAAAGCGTATCGTGTCTGAGCTCTACATAAGGGATAACTGCCACCCCTTCAAGGCCAGTGTCATCGTCTGGGTCCAGATccccatgtgggtgtgtgtgtccctcgCACTACGCAACCTCAGcctcggaaacacacacacgcctgaag TGTTCCAGCAGCTAACAGCAGGGGGCGCTCTGTGGTTCTCTGACCTGACGATGCCCGACTCCCTCTGGATATTACCCATCACCCTGGGAGTCACTAACCTGCTCattacagag ATCTTTGCGTTGCGGAGGTCTGAGATGACTAGAGTTCAGCGGATCGTCACCAACGTCATCAGAGGAGTGTCACTAGTCATGATCCCCTTGGCTGCCACTGTCCCCtcg tcCATGGCGCTGTACTGGTGTGGTTCGAGTGTTGTGGGTTTGGGCCATAACTTGCTGCTGCGATCCCCGGGCTTCAGACGCCTGCTGCGTATCCCGGCAACCAGAGCGGACTCTGACACGCCCTACAGAGACCTGGTCAACGCCGCCAAGACAAAATACCTCAAGTAG
- the LOC134438232 gene encoding cytochrome c oxidase assembly protein COX18, mitochondrial isoform X2, giving the protein MKAKDKGWNEKTCRYQYMRNLKRIVSELYIRDNCHPFKASVIVWVQIPMWVCVSLALRNLSLGNTHTPEVFQQLTAGGALWFSDLTMPDSLWILPITLGVTNLLITEIFALRRSEMTRVQRIVTNVIRGVSLVMIPLAATVPSSMALYWCGSSVVGLGHNLLLRSPGFRRLLRIPATRADSDTPYRDLVNAAKTKYLK; this is encoded by the exons ATGAAGGCCAAAGACAAGGGCTGGAATGAGAAGACATGCAG gtatCAGTACATGAGGAATTTAAAGCGTATCGTGTCTGAGCTCTACATAAGGGATAACTGCCACCCCTTCAAGGCCAGTGTCATCGTCTGGGTCCAGATccccatgtgggtgtgtgtgtccctcgCACTACGCAACCTCAGcctcggaaacacacacacgcctgaag TGTTCCAGCAGCTAACAGCAGGGGGCGCTCTGTGGTTCTCTGACCTGACGATGCCCGACTCCCTCTGGATATTACCCATCACCCTGGGAGTCACTAACCTGCTCattacagag ATCTTTGCGTTGCGGAGGTCTGAGATGACTAGAGTTCAGCGGATCGTCACCAACGTCATCAGAGGAGTGTCACTAGTCATGATCCCCTTGGCTGCCACTGTCCCCtcg tcCATGGCGCTGTACTGGTGTGGTTCGAGTGTTGTGGGTTTGGGCCATAACTTGCTGCTGCGATCCCCGGGCTTCAGACGCCTGCTGCGTATCCCGGCAACCAGAGCGGACTCTGACACGCCCTACAGAGACCTGGTCAACGCCGCCAAGACAAAATACCTCAAGTAG